agaatttaaaatgtaGAACGTGATAAAAATTGTGTAgtaaaactcatcttaatttaactcaattcactcttatttatttttataatttatctcaactcatcttatcttatcttatttaatcattacaaaatatcttatcttatttaatcattacaaaatttttaaatttttacataaaataagataaacaattcaattttttcaaaatttgaaataaaattaatattaaaaaaattattttaataatattttatttaatttttaaattttaatttatctattaattataagttaagtctaatatccaaacactcaattctcaaattattaaattcatctcaacttaaaatttctttacacatgaactcacaactttttttaattcaacatttctttacatatgaaacctacaattttttttatatttctataaatatatttaaatttattttaaatacatttcataaaattcattctattattttaatttatttctattcataacaaaatttaagtCAATTCAATATACAAACGTAATCTTAAGTTGAGGTAACCaagtattatattttgtgaataataaaaaaaaatgaaaaaataataatataagaaaaacaaataaaaataataataataaaaaataatacttttaagtATCCATTAATTTGCATGTGCGCTCTATGTGTACATAAAATGCTGCTGTTGATactttagagcattggcaatggactagccaaatgccaatgcaagtctataatttagctaaatgtaaaaaaaaacatctacattggactagctaaaaatataaagttaaagacttgagctacagtaaaattAAGTTCCTCTCCAAATATAGCGAGTTACTGTTCATGgtttatactaatattttattatttcatctacttCCCacgttattttctctttcctggTCTATTTCCCTCGTTTTCATTTATGCTTCCCGAAACAAAGATCTCCGTAGCCCGAGGCCTTCTTCAACCCGCGAGACTCCTTCTTCAACCCGCGAGACGCCTTCGTCTTCTTCAAGCACGAGACGCCTTCTCTCCGTCGTCCTGCCGGCGTCTTCCAGCCCAAAAGGTAATTTCTCTTCCtcgctcctccctccctcttctctgCGACAATTTCCTCTCactcttctctttctattttctcacaTTTCATCAAATGATTGACACTGTGTTTAGGGTTTGCGCGGAACTCTGTCACAAGGTTGCATTGCCCGTGAATCCTCGTCCAAAGATTGCACATTTCCTCTACAAACTGAACTTCAAAATCGCGATTGGGGTATTTTCGTGTAACTGATTTGAGATTTCGGTATTGGTTTGTGATTTGGGTATTTGTCTGTGGTCATGCATAATGTTTATTGATTATGGTATTTTGCTTTGAGATTTCGGTAtttttggtttgtgatttgggtatttttgtgCTGGAATCTGATTTGAGATTTGGGTATTGTGGTTTCGGAATTGGGTATTTTTTATAGTAACCAAAAATATTGTGGATTTGGGTATTGTGGTTTCTGAATTGGGTATTTGTAAAAATCTGATTTGCCGTGAACTTTGCTCCCACGAATCTGAATGGTAGACATAACTTGCTGACCTCGTGGACTATTCTAGGGAGAACTAAGATGTTTACAAGTTTCCAGTATAGACacatattatctatatttaacATGCCACCAATTTTATGAAAGTATAGACACATATCAGTagttaaatattgatgtttcaCAAAAAAGTATTGAAAAGGGATGAGTATGTGCAATTAAAATGGTGGGTAATTGAACCATCAATACTATCTGCACTGTGAGTATGGCATTTACCCCTAAGCATTCAAAAAGCctttaaaattttagactttGGATTGAAGAACTACCTCACCTAATTACTTTTGGACTTTTCTAtcctttttttcattaaaaaaaaatcatgtgattGGTTAGGATGGCCTTCATCCTTCATTAATTTTTGCTAAACTAAAATTTATTGGGCATTCATGTGCCCTTGGCTTACCATCCAAAATGGATTAATCATTTGGAAGATTTTGTGCCATGCATTACAAGCAATCTTACAAAGTAGCATTATAAGTTTATTTCGAAAGAGTCAATATTGGTTTTGGAATAAAGCTCGATTCGAGagcttgaatatatatatatttcgaaaGAGTCAATATTGTGAACTGTTTTGAGATAAATAATGTACTGCTTTGTgaatttgtggactgttttgaaattttctgGACTGTTTTGGCAATTTGAAAACTGTTTTGGAATAATTTGGGGACTATTTTGTCAATTTATGGACTGTTTTTGGTATTTGTGATCTGTTTTGGATAATTTATGGACTGTTTTACCAATTGTGAACTGTTTTGAGATAAATAATGTACTGCTTTGTgaatttgtggactgttttgaaattttctgGACTGTTTTGGCAATTTGAAAACTGTTTTGGAATAATTTGGGGACTATTTTGTCAATTTATGGACTGTTTTTGGTATTTGTGATCTGTTTTGGATAATTTATGGACTGTTTTACCAATTGTGAACTGTTTTGAGATAAATAATGTACTGCTTTGTgaatttgtggactgttttaaaattttctggaCTGTTTTGGCAATTTGAAAACTGTTTTGGAATAATTTGGAGACTATTTTGTCAATTTATGGACTGTTTTTGGTATTTGTGATCTGTTTTGGATAATTTATGGACTGTTTTACCAATTGTGATCTGTTTTGAGATAATTAATGTACTGCTTTGTgaatttgtggactgttttgaaattttctgGACTGTTTTTCACTACTTGATATATGTTTCACTACTTGCCTCAATATTATTCATATGCATTAGATTATTCATATGCTacatgtatattaattagattattCATTAGATTATTCATATATGTTTTGGACTGTTTTGTTGCGATAAGCATGCTGTCCCATTAGATCATTcatatgcattatatatatatatatatatatatatttcagtttCCATGATTCatatggttttatatatatatattatgaagttaGGATTTCACCTTTAGATTGCTGCTGAGTTAGTGAGTTAGTGACACAGTTTGCTGCTGAGTTAGTGAGTTAGTCTGAGTTAGTTAATAAGTTTGAGTTAGTTTTAGGCACACTGCATATATAATGCAGATGCTGATTTTCGGTCAGAGTTTGTATGTGGGATCACCTCATCTCAGAGTGCTTTAAAACATAAGAAATATGAATTAGATATTGTGCACTTATaactattggagctggaattgcTGAAACCACTATTGTGCACTTATAACTCAAGCTGAATGTTGTGAATATGCTGGAATCTTGTGGATTTGGACTTATATTGGGTCAATTTTCTGACTCATTGAAAATTTAATCTTTCTCAAGGATGGACACACATTTTGAGGATGAccccttcttcaccactctcttaCAAAGTGGGGGAGGAGGTTGTAATAGAACCCCAACGCAACATTCTAATGTTGTGATCCAAGCAACCACAACTGACTGTGAAAAGAGGCATCattcaaaaaaagttcaaagaggtGCATCTTTCACTGTAGAGGAGGATAATCTCCTCGTCTCAGCTTGGCTCAACATTAGCATCGATGCGATCAGGGGTACTGATCAAAAGTCAACTCAAATGTGGGAAAGAATTACcacattttatcatgaatataaaaaaccaaacattGTTGACCGTTCTGAGGGCTCATTGATGAATCGATGGTCCACGATTCAAAAATTGACAAATAAGTTCTGTGCATATATAGCACAGGTAGAGTCATTGCACCCGAGTGGTGCaaccgagcaagacaaggtatgtaattattggatttttaatcaTGAATTACATACCTTGACTTATTTATGAACTAAAACATATTCCTTCACCTTTATAGATTGAGAAGGCCAAGATGTTGTACAAAGAGATGGTAGGGTCTAATTTTACAATGGAACATTGTTGGTGTCttttgagacaccaaccaaaatggcagcaACACATATCTACCTTTGGTAAGAAGAGAAAgccacaagaaaaatatgttggtgAAGTTGATGTTGATTTAGCCGAGGAGGACCTGGAGGTTCTTACTGAGAGACCTCCAGGCAAAAAagctgagaaagaaagggagaggaagcggAAGTCGATGGAAGGCAAAGAGGTAGAGATCAAAACAGCGTTAGCCAAAATGACCGAGGACAGAGCGACGACCATGGAAGAGCGGAGAAATGCTATGTTGAAAGCAgatgaaagaaatgataaaatatttgaactaaagaagaagaagcttgaactagaggaaaagaaatttgaactagagAAGAAGAATTTTGAACTAAAGATAATGATGCTAGATGTACGTGGCATGAATGCCATGCAACAAGAATATTTCAGTAATATTCAATTTGCAATTTTTAAGGATTCGAAGTCTTATTCTGGATGTACATCTACATCTCCGTCGACGCCTTATGGAGGTGTCTAACTTCTAGTGTTGGTGCTACtaattttttgagaatttagtgGCTGCCTAGCCACATGTGGGA
This genomic interval from Juglans regia cultivar Chandler chromosome 3, Walnut 2.0, whole genome shotgun sequence contains the following:
- the LOC118348040 gene encoding glutathione S-transferase T3-like: MDTHFEDDPFFTTLLQSGGGGCNRTPTQHSNVVIQATTTDCEKRHHSKKVQRGASFTVEEDNLLVSAWLNISIDAIRGTDQKSTQMWERITTFYHEYKKPNIVDRSEGSLMNRWSTIQKLTNKFCAYIAQVESLHPSGATEQDKIEKAKMLYKEMVGSNFTMEHCWCLLRHQPKWQQHISTFGKKRKPQEKYVGEVDVDLAEEDLEVLTERPPGKKAEKERERKRKSMEGKEDLTTYRHYCQIDGTGRAL